In Bactrocera oleae isolate idBacOlea1 chromosome 3, idBacOlea1, whole genome shotgun sequence, a genomic segment contains:
- the CLIP-190 gene encoding restin homolog isoform X8, protein MSRESDGNLSSINSAYADLYQETVKRFTRSSLSPEMDQYLSSRNSSKTTTTSLKSRDSDHHTSFDLYLEATGRRRSSDHGAVLTQDTEQFIIGQKVWVGGIRPGQIAYIGETHFAPGDWAGIVLDEPNGKNDGCVAGKRYFQCEPRRGIFSRLTRLTLAPFSGANTPTSPLAKMSPERSRTVSPTASIRSSFLRSPGKNGLAVGDRIIVSSGFGSRPGILRYLGETQFASGNWCGVELDEPSGKNDGSVDGIKYFECKPKYGVFVPIAKVSLSPSSKKSRLSRAGSRESLNSIGTINSIATTNTSRLRMNAQRKSLSIKPVVAPPKSQYSMQDLLHEKQKHIEQLMIERELDREDCQNQALQYQKNINELKSRIIQLERSLDDERKKSEDLQFSIDEATYCGNDVQSHVYRDKIQELEKKLTYLSTETESGKDTSTVINVPTETSIAENAKISLQLQQQKEEYEARLANAGDEQTRLQENIEYLRKENEGLLKELVYKDESLEKFSLSACGIQNLSHELDLLKEEAEKERQQLQTDFALKLEEKDVQLNTLRSELTSQKNALSTVEIERSNNQDEREILMTECKNRDSQLQDLNEQLAKFKSELSMQKAENVTLEELVKVQQDKLLQEKNQVAENLKEIKKFKDEIISLRNAKDSAEIQLRTVNEGVRKLTESQKALEEQLSAATCADHEHLDAITQLGIVIEDMKKKLNNHTAENGRLNAELKKEQELKVIAAVTEGELRRLLIDQQQKYTVSLEELKKSNTNLTENLESDKRKFQECLDEKMRKIEALNIEVDQFKQGLNHLESNSSTTEKELNSKIEELKLKEQTLLEDLRTKENALKSQTEACAYHDRVIAEKIECLNTTMTALESANNDLNKQKQELSLTLNKCSDLNIANKIQDEQCAQQQLEIGNLTRKLDSLNTKCESLKTQNETLENGLNSSRSIISQLEDEVSRLKDELAMHQKNLLETEGKNHDERLKLESQIEEINQKFRNVSKDLEEERAITEQTRSEISKKNNQLTVLEEKSVKLELTLSDEKRQQENLQSKYESMVVQNKTLETDLNTLRTSSTDSNTELLKMSQMVTLKQKAYDELLDKTNMDRINLEGQLEASQQRLDILCNQVETLTQEMKSATEQNIKRVEMLKLEQEKCGKQELELSELSRKLEVLSAKYTGIESENEHLQRDLATLRNQSTTSSALVTKLTEDLTQKQKTMQDLTDKSAADRLQLSNQLQELEQQLEAKLRDTDLLRSELQAAIKSKDKQAEEFELLKLEMQAQSTYQLNYLKEKESTEQAKIIENFQEQLKDAEQSKTKLNEAISSLQQQIKLLQDELLKSQLDFKAKEDELGKQIINLCNEAEQIREVLHQTQLDGSNSLSTLELEKLELHKMIESLQSELKTIEDELRKSRSEIEQLKEAESSVLQDAKEFQNQIESLKSALDVANTEAQFRTKMAEEDKNKIEELRKMVETVQTVNANISATNAEMSHALQSLEQEKCETGHIFELFEMESDQNIEKLGEKLVHLKQKLIDAQAHIEQKSAIITEKESELSSILVKFEASQMALVGVQSTLLDQATKISELNTANTELEKLVFEKKYLLEQQAALRSQLDEYKGVVNEMDNETTAKNETLQQLQERVKDLEEERLRNIESQERLNSDNVKIQRKLEILDLEKTREIVAAQSRINELQALKVLKPNSASTRDIPKEGEEPEGNLAQINFLNSIIADMQKKNDSLKAKIEALEALPTDFTQPKAFELIAKRKPAPRVFCDICDEFDKHETEDCPLQASDVRDYSPPPLTEATGKKIRKLPEPRKYCETCEVFGHVTGECAEDEW, encoded by the exons ATTTGTACCAGGAGACTGTGAAGCGCTTTACACGCTCCTCACTTTCCCCTGAAATGGATCAGTACTTATCGTCACGTAATTCATCTAAAACTACTACGACATCCCTGAAATCTCGGGATAGTGATCACCACACCTCTT TCGATTTGTATCTTGAAGCCACTGGGCGCCGCCGTAGTTCAG ATCATGGTGCCGTTCTAACACAAGATACAGAACAGTTTATAATTGGTCAGAAAGTATGGGTAGGCGGCATTCGCCCCGGACAAATTGCTTACATTGGCGAGACTCATTTTGCCCCTGGAGATTGGGCTGGAATTGTATTGGATGAACCGAATG GTAAAAATGATGGTTGCGTCGCTGGCAAACGTTATTTCCAGTGTGAACCGAGGCGTGGTATTTTCTCGCGCTTAACACGTCTCACATTGGCACCATTTTCTGGGGCAAATACGCCCACCTCGCCATTAGCAAAAATGTCTCCAGAACGTTCACGTACAGTGTCACCAACTGCCAGCATACGCAGTTCATTTCTACGCAGCCCGGGAA AAAATGGTTTGGCAGTTGGCGATCGCATTATTGTGTCGTCTGGCTTCGGTAGTCGTCCAGGTATATTGCGTTATTTGGGTGAAACGCAGTTCGCTTCAGGCAATTGGTGTGGTGTGGAATTAGACGAGCCTTCTGGTAAAAACGATGGCTCTGTCGATGGTATAAA GTATTTCGAATGTAAGCCGAAATATGGAGTGTTCGTGCCGATTGCCAAAGTCTCACTTTCGCCGTCATCAAAAAAGTCTCGTCTATCCAGAGCAGGCTCTCGAGAATCTCTCAACTCAATTGGTACTATAAACAGCAtcgcaacaacaaatacatctCGCTTGCGCATGAATGCACAG CGCAAATCTTTGTCAATCAAGCCGGTCGTTGCCCCTCCTAAATCGCAATATTCCATGCAG GATTTACTACACGAGAAGCAGAAGCACATTGAGCAGTTAATGATCGAGCGAGAGTTGGATCGTGAGGATTGCCAGAATCAGGCGCTACAATACCAGAAGAATATAAACGAG CTGAAGTCCCGAATAATTCAATTGGAGCGCTCGCTGGATGATGAACGTAAAAAATCGGAAGATTTGCAATTCTCTATTGATGAGGCTACATACTGTGGTAACGAT GTCCAATCTCATGTATATAGGGATAAAATTCAGGAATTGgagaaaaaattaacatatcTTTCGACAG AAACAGAGTCCGGTAAAGATACCTCTACTGTCATTAATGTGCCGACTGAAACGTCCATTGCCGAGAACGCCAAAATTTCATtacagttacaacaacaaaaagaggaGTACGAAGCACGACTGGCTAATGCTGGAGATGAGCAAACAAGATTGCAGGAAAATATAGAATATCTTCGAAAGGAAAATGAAGGATTGCTAAAAGAGTTGGTGTACAAAGATGAGAGTCTTGAAAAGTTCTCATTATCAGCATGTGGCATTCAAAATCTGAGTCATGAATTGGATCTGCTCAAAGAAGAAGCAGAGAAGGAGCGGCAGCAATTGCAAACCGATTTTGCTCTTAAACTGGAGGAGAAGGATGTACAATTAAACACATTGCGCTCTGAACTTACTTCTCAGAAAAATGCTCTATCTACGGTAGAGATCGAACGATCTAATAACCAAGATGAACGTGAGATCTTAATGACAGAATGCAAAAATCGTGATTCACAATTGCAGGATCTTAATGAGCAACTAGCGAAGTTTAAATCGGAATTAAGTATGCAAAAAGCAGAGAATGTGACACTGGAGGAACTGGTAAAAGTACAGCAGGATAAGCTTTTGCAGGAGAAAAACCAGgtggctgaaaatttgaaagAAATCAAGAAATTTAAAGATGAGATAATAAGTTTGCGAAATGCTAAAGACTCTGCAGAAATACAGCTTAGAACTGTCAATGAAGGCGTGAGAAAATTGACTGAATCGCAGAAagccttggaagagcagttgtCGGCTGCAACATGTGCAGATCACGAGCATCTCGATGCGATTACACAATTGGGTATCGTTATAGaagatatgaaaaaaaaattaaataatcataCAGCAGAAAATGGTCGTCTAAATGCAGAGCTTAAAAAAGAACAAGAATTAAAAGTTATTGCCGCTGTTACAGAAGGAGAACTTCGAAGGCTTTTAATAGatcagcaacaaaaatatacagttagcctagaagaattaaaaaaatcgaatacaAACCTGACAGAAAATCTAGAAAGTGATAAACGAAAATTTCAGGAATGTTTAGATGAGAAAATGAGAAAGATTGAGGCTCTTAACATCGAGGTCGATCAATTCAAACAAGGCTTAAATCATCTTGAATCGAATTCTTCGACTACCGAAAaagaattaaattcaaaaatcgaAGAACTTAAATTAAAGGAGCAAACCCTTCTCGAAGATTTAAGAACTAAAGAAAATGCTTTAAAGTCTCAGACGGAGGCATGTGCGTATCACGATCGCGTAATAGCAGAGAAAATAGAGTGCCTTAACACGACCATGACTGCACTTGAAAGCGCAAATAatgatttaaataaacaaaagcagGAACTATCGCTAACTTTAAACAAATGTTCTGATTTAAACATcgcaaataaaatacaagatGAGCAATGTGCTCAACAACAACTTGAAATTGGAAATTTAACGCGCAAGCTAGATAGCCTCAATACAAAATGTGAAAGTCTAAAAACTCAAAATGAGACTCTTGAAAATGGGCTTAATTCTTCCCGTTCAATTATTTCTCAACTTGAGGATGAGGTTAGTAGACTTAAAGATGAACTCGCTATGCATCAAAAGAATTTACTCGAAACTGAAGGAAAAAACCACGATGAACGATTGAAGTTAGAAAGTCAGATAGAAGAGATTAATCAGAAATTTAGAAATGTATCAAAAGATTTGGAAGAAGAGCGCGCAATCACTGAGCAAACTCGCAGCgagatatcaaaaaaaaataatcaattgaCTGTTCTTGAGGAAAAGAGTGTTAAACTAGAGCTTACACTCAGTGACGAGAAGCGTCAGCAGGAGAATTTGCAAAGCAAATATGAATCTATGGTTGTGCAGAATAAAACACTTGAAACAGATCTAAACACCCTCCGTACGTCATCTACAGATTCAAACActgaacttttaaaaatgtcacAAATGGTGACACTAAAACAAAAAGCTTACGATGAACTATTGGATAAAACCAACATGGACCGCATTAACCTCGAAGGGCAGTTGGAGGCCAGTCAACAACGCCTAGATATATTATGTAACCAGGTGGAGACGCTTACGCAGGAAATGAAAAGTGCTACAGAGCAGAATATCAAGCGTGTAGAAATGCTTAAGCTGGAACAAGAAAAATGTGGTAAACAGGAGCTAGAATTAAGTGAGCTATCACGCAAACTTGAAGTACTTTCTGCGAAATATACGGGAATAGAGAGTGAAAATGAGCATCTTCAAAGAGATTTGGCAACATTACGGAACCAGTCAACCACTTCAAGCGCACTTGTAACCAAATTGACTGAGGACCTTACTCAAAAACAGAAAACTATGCAGGACTTAACAGACAAATCAGCTGCTGATCGCTTGCAACTAAGCAACCAATTGCAGGAACTAGAACAGCAACTTGAAGCAAAACTTCGTGATACGGATCTGTTAAGAAGTGAACTGCAAGCAGCAATAAAATCAAAAGACAAACAGGCAGAAGAGTTTGAGTTATTGAAACTGGAAATGCAAGCGCAGTCAACATATCAGTTAAATTATTTGAAGGAGAAAGAATCGACCGAGCAGgcaaaaattatcgaaaatttCCAAGAGCAGCTAAAGGATGCAGAGCAAAGTAAGACCAAGTTAAATGAGGCTATTTCCagtctacaacaacaaataaaacttCTACAAGATGAATTACTAAAATCTCAACTAGATTTTAAAGCAAAGGAGGATGAACTAGGTAAACAAATCATTAATTTATGCAACGAGGCTGAACAGATACGTGAAGTATTACATCAAACCCAATTGGATGGTTCAAATTCACTCAGCACTTTGGAGTTAGAAAAGCTGGAACTACACAAGATGATAGAGAGTTTGCAATCAGAACTGAAAACAATCGAAGACGAACTGAGAAAAAGTCGTAGTGAAATCGAACAGTTGAAAGAAGCAGAGTCAAGCGTTCTTCAAGATGCCAaggagttccaaaatcaaatTGAATCGTTGAAAAGCGCATTAGATGTTGCGAATACTGAAGCTCAATTTAGAACAAAAATGGCAGAAGAGGATAAAAATAAGATAGAGGAATTGCGGAAAATGGTGGAGACGGTGCAAACAgtcaatgcaaatatttcagCAACCAATGCGGAGATGTCGCATGCACTGCAGTCCTTAGAACAAGAAAAATGTGAAACAGGCCATATATTCGAACTCTTTGAAATGGAATCTGAtcaaaatatagaaaaactTGGTGAAAAGCTTGTTCACTTGAAGCAGAAATTGATTGATGCGCAAGCTCATATTGAACAAAAATCGGCCATTATAACGGAAAAAGAAAGCGAACTGTCGAGTATCTTGGTTAAATTTGAAGCATCACAAATGGCTTTAGTAGGTGTACAGAGCACATTATTAGATCAAGCCACAAAAATCTCTGAATTGAATACTGCAAATACGGAATTGGAAAAactagtttttgaaaaaaaatatttattagaacaACAAGCAGCCTTGCGAAGTCAACTCGATGAATATAAAGGAGTAGTTAACGAAATGGATAATGAAACCACGGCTAAGAACGAAACACTGCAACAACTGCAGGAACGTGTTAAAGATTTAGAAGAAGAAAGATTGCGCAATATTGAATCTCAAGAAAGATTAAATAGTGATAACGTTAAAATACAACGAAAACTTGAGATTCTTGATTTGGAGAAAACTCGTGAAATAGTTGCTGCACAAAGTCGTATCAATGAATTGCAGGCATTGAAAGTATTGAAACCAAATAGTGCATCAACTCGTGATATCCCAAAAGAG GGTGAAGAACCAGAAGGCAACTTAGCACAAATCAACTTTCTGAATTCTATAATTGCGGACATGCAAAAGAAAAATGATTCTTTAAAGGCTAAGATCGAAGCACTCGAAGCGTTACCCACGGACTTTACGCA GCCCAAAGCTTTTGAATTAATCGCTAAACGCAAACCAGCTCCTCGTGTTTTCTGTGATATTTGCGATGAATTTGATAAACACGAAACCGAAGACTGCCCTCTTCAAGCATCCGATGTCCGAGACTACTCACCTCCACCTCTGACGGAAGCGACGGGAAAAAAGATCCGGAAATTACCAGAACCACGAAAATACTGTGAAACCTGTGAAG TTTTCGGCCACGTAACGGGTGAATGCGCTGAGGACGAGTGgtag
- the CLIP-190 gene encoding restin homolog isoform X4, giving the protein MSDDKSNYEVPPPMSSSSETVPPTDGDTLLLEPKYPSNGQSIPKAPSSPVATATSTLSTPASSITGGPTSRLRAPTNYSSDIVGSISKIGRLCSHAAPKTGPPPRDSKSMSRESDGNLSSINSAYAVDLYLEATGRRRSSDHGAVLTQDTEQFIIGQKVWVGGIRPGQIAYIGETHFAPGDWAGIVLDEPNGKNDGCVAGKRYFQCEPRRGIFSRLTRLTLAPFSGANTPTSPLAKMSPERSRTVSPTASIRSSFLRSPGKNGLAVGDRIIVSSGFGSRPGILRYLGETQFASGNWCGVELDEPSGKNDGSVDGIKYFECKPKYGVFVPIAKVSLSPSSKKSRLSRAGSRESLNSIGTINSIATTNTSRLRMNAQRKSLSIKPVVAPPKSQYSMQDLLHEKQKHIEQLMIERELDREDCQNQALQYQKNINELKSRIIQLERSLDDERKKSEDLQFSIDEATYCGNDVQSHVYRDKIQELEKKLTYLSTETESGKDTSTVINVPTETSIAENAKISLQLQQQKEEYEARLANAGDEQTRLQENIEYLRKENEGLLKELVYKDESLEKFSLSACGIQNLSHELDLLKEEAEKERQQLQTDFALKLEEKDVQLNTLRSELTSQKNALSTVEIERSNNQDEREILMTECKNRDSQLQDLNEQLAKFKSELSMQKAENVTLEELVKVQQDKLLQEKNQVAENLKEIKKFKDEIISLRNAKDSAEIQLRTVNEGVRKLTESQKALEEQLSAATCADHEHLDAITQLGIVIEDMKKKLNNHTAENGRLNAELKKEQELKVIAAVTEGELRRLLIDQQQKYTVSLEELKKSNTNLTENLESDKRKFQECLDEKMRKIEALNIEVDQFKQGLNHLESNSSTTEKELNSKIEELKLKEQTLLEDLRTKENALKSQTEACAYHDRVIAEKIECLNTTMTALESANNDLNKQKQELSLTLNKCSDLNIANKIQDEQCAQQQLEIGNLTRKLDSLNTKCESLKTQNETLENGLNSSRSIISQLEDEVSRLKDELAMHQKNLLETEGKNHDERLKLESQIEEINQKFRNVSKDLEEERAITEQTRSEISKKNNQLTVLEEKSVKLELTLSDEKRQQENLQSKYESMVVQNKTLETDLNTLRTSSTDSNTELLKMSQMVTLKQKAYDELLDKTNMDRINLEGQLEASQQRLDILCNQVETLTQEMKSATEQNIKRVEMLKLEQEKCGKQELELSELSRKLEVLSAKYTGIESENEHLQRDLATLRNQSTTSSALVTKLTEDLTQKQKTMQDLTDKSAADRLQLSNQLQELEQQLEAKLRDTDLLRSELQAAIKSKDKQAEEFELLKLEMQAQSTYQLNYLKEKESTEQAKIIENFQEQLKDAEQSKTKLNEAISSLQQQIKLLQDELLKSQLDFKAKEDELGKQIINLCNEAEQIREVLHQTQLDGSNSLSTLELEKLELHKMIESLQSELKTIEDELRKSRSEIEQLKEAESSVLQDAKEFQNQIESLKSALDVANTEAQFRTKMAEEDKNKIEELRKMVETVQTVNANISATNAEMSHALQSLEQEKCETGHIFELFEMESDQNIEKLGEKLVHLKQKLIDAQAHIEQKSAIITEKESELSSILVKFEASQMALVGVQSTLLDQATKISELNTANTELEKLVFEKKYLLEQQAALRSQLDEYKGVVNEMDNETTAKNETLQQLQERVKDLEEERLRNIESQERLNSDNVKIQRKLEILDLEKTREIVAAQSRINELQALKVLKPNSASTRDIPKEGEEPEGNLAQINFLNSIIADMQKKNDSLKAKIEALEALPTDFTQPKAFELIAKRKPAPRVFCDICDEFDKHETEDCPLQASDVRDYSPPPLTEATGKKIRKLPEPRKYCETCEVFGHVTGECAEDEW; this is encoded by the exons TCGATTTGTATCTTGAAGCCACTGGGCGCCGCCGTAGTTCAG ATCATGGTGCCGTTCTAACACAAGATACAGAACAGTTTATAATTGGTCAGAAAGTATGGGTAGGCGGCATTCGCCCCGGACAAATTGCTTACATTGGCGAGACTCATTTTGCCCCTGGAGATTGGGCTGGAATTGTATTGGATGAACCGAATG GTAAAAATGATGGTTGCGTCGCTGGCAAACGTTATTTCCAGTGTGAACCGAGGCGTGGTATTTTCTCGCGCTTAACACGTCTCACATTGGCACCATTTTCTGGGGCAAATACGCCCACCTCGCCATTAGCAAAAATGTCTCCAGAACGTTCACGTACAGTGTCACCAACTGCCAGCATACGCAGTTCATTTCTACGCAGCCCGGGAA AAAATGGTTTGGCAGTTGGCGATCGCATTATTGTGTCGTCTGGCTTCGGTAGTCGTCCAGGTATATTGCGTTATTTGGGTGAAACGCAGTTCGCTTCAGGCAATTGGTGTGGTGTGGAATTAGACGAGCCTTCTGGTAAAAACGATGGCTCTGTCGATGGTATAAA GTATTTCGAATGTAAGCCGAAATATGGAGTGTTCGTGCCGATTGCCAAAGTCTCACTTTCGCCGTCATCAAAAAAGTCTCGTCTATCCAGAGCAGGCTCTCGAGAATCTCTCAACTCAATTGGTACTATAAACAGCAtcgcaacaacaaatacatctCGCTTGCGCATGAATGCACAG CGCAAATCTTTGTCAATCAAGCCGGTCGTTGCCCCTCCTAAATCGCAATATTCCATGCAG GATTTACTACACGAGAAGCAGAAGCACATTGAGCAGTTAATGATCGAGCGAGAGTTGGATCGTGAGGATTGCCAGAATCAGGCGCTACAATACCAGAAGAATATAAACGAG CTGAAGTCCCGAATAATTCAATTGGAGCGCTCGCTGGATGATGAACGTAAAAAATCGGAAGATTTGCAATTCTCTATTGATGAGGCTACATACTGTGGTAACGAT GTCCAATCTCATGTATATAGGGATAAAATTCAGGAATTGgagaaaaaattaacatatcTTTCGACAG AAACAGAGTCCGGTAAAGATACCTCTACTGTCATTAATGTGCCGACTGAAACGTCCATTGCCGAGAACGCCAAAATTTCATtacagttacaacaacaaaaagaggaGTACGAAGCACGACTGGCTAATGCTGGAGATGAGCAAACAAGATTGCAGGAAAATATAGAATATCTTCGAAAGGAAAATGAAGGATTGCTAAAAGAGTTGGTGTACAAAGATGAGAGTCTTGAAAAGTTCTCATTATCAGCATGTGGCATTCAAAATCTGAGTCATGAATTGGATCTGCTCAAAGAAGAAGCAGAGAAGGAGCGGCAGCAATTGCAAACCGATTTTGCTCTTAAACTGGAGGAGAAGGATGTACAATTAAACACATTGCGCTCTGAACTTACTTCTCAGAAAAATGCTCTATCTACGGTAGAGATCGAACGATCTAATAACCAAGATGAACGTGAGATCTTAATGACAGAATGCAAAAATCGTGATTCACAATTGCAGGATCTTAATGAGCAACTAGCGAAGTTTAAATCGGAATTAAGTATGCAAAAAGCAGAGAATGTGACACTGGAGGAACTGGTAAAAGTACAGCAGGATAAGCTTTTGCAGGAGAAAAACCAGgtggctgaaaatttgaaagAAATCAAGAAATTTAAAGATGAGATAATAAGTTTGCGAAATGCTAAAGACTCTGCAGAAATACAGCTTAGAACTGTCAATGAAGGCGTGAGAAAATTGACTGAATCGCAGAAagccttggaagagcagttgtCGGCTGCAACATGTGCAGATCACGAGCATCTCGATGCGATTACACAATTGGGTATCGTTATAGaagatatgaaaaaaaaattaaataatcataCAGCAGAAAATGGTCGTCTAAATGCAGAGCTTAAAAAAGAACAAGAATTAAAAGTTATTGCCGCTGTTACAGAAGGAGAACTTCGAAGGCTTTTAATAGatcagcaacaaaaatatacagttagcctagaagaattaaaaaaatcgaatacaAACCTGACAGAAAATCTAGAAAGTGATAAACGAAAATTTCAGGAATGTTTAGATGAGAAAATGAGAAAGATTGAGGCTCTTAACATCGAGGTCGATCAATTCAAACAAGGCTTAAATCATCTTGAATCGAATTCTTCGACTACCGAAAaagaattaaattcaaaaatcgaAGAACTTAAATTAAAGGAGCAAACCCTTCTCGAAGATTTAAGAACTAAAGAAAATGCTTTAAAGTCTCAGACGGAGGCATGTGCGTATCACGATCGCGTAATAGCAGAGAAAATAGAGTGCCTTAACACGACCATGACTGCACTTGAAAGCGCAAATAatgatttaaataaacaaaagcagGAACTATCGCTAACTTTAAACAAATGTTCTGATTTAAACATcgcaaataaaatacaagatGAGCAATGTGCTCAACAACAACTTGAAATTGGAAATTTAACGCGCAAGCTAGATAGCCTCAATACAAAATGTGAAAGTCTAAAAACTCAAAATGAGACTCTTGAAAATGGGCTTAATTCTTCCCGTTCAATTATTTCTCAACTTGAGGATGAGGTTAGTAGACTTAAAGATGAACTCGCTATGCATCAAAAGAATTTACTCGAAACTGAAGGAAAAAACCACGATGAACGATTGAAGTTAGAAAGTCAGATAGAAGAGATTAATCAGAAATTTAGAAATGTATCAAAAGATTTGGAAGAAGAGCGCGCAATCACTGAGCAAACTCGCAGCgagatatcaaaaaaaaataatcaattgaCTGTTCTTGAGGAAAAGAGTGTTAAACTAGAGCTTACACTCAGTGACGAGAAGCGTCAGCAGGAGAATTTGCAAAGCAAATATGAATCTATGGTTGTGCAGAATAAAACACTTGAAACAGATCTAAACACCCTCCGTACGTCATCTACAGATTCAAACActgaacttttaaaaatgtcacAAATGGTGACACTAAAACAAAAAGCTTACGATGAACTATTGGATAAAACCAACATGGACCGCATTAACCTCGAAGGGCAGTTGGAGGCCAGTCAACAACGCCTAGATATATTATGTAACCAGGTGGAGACGCTTACGCAGGAAATGAAAAGTGCTACAGAGCAGAATATCAAGCGTGTAGAAATGCTTAAGCTGGAACAAGAAAAATGTGGTAAACAGGAGCTAGAATTAAGTGAGCTATCACGCAAACTTGAAGTACTTTCTGCGAAATATACGGGAATAGAGAGTGAAAATGAGCATCTTCAAAGAGATTTGGCAACATTACGGAACCAGTCAACCACTTCAAGCGCACTTGTAACCAAATTGACTGAGGACCTTACTCAAAAACAGAAAACTATGCAGGACTTAACAGACAAATCAGCTGCTGATCGCTTGCAACTAAGCAACCAATTGCAGGAACTAGAACAGCAACTTGAAGCAAAACTTCGTGATACGGATCTGTTAAGAAGTGAACTGCAAGCAGCAATAAAATCAAAAGACAAACAGGCAGAAGAGTTTGAGTTATTGAAACTGGAAATGCAAGCGCAGTCAACATATCAGTTAAATTATTTGAAGGAGAAAGAATCGACCGAGCAGgcaaaaattatcgaaaatttCCAAGAGCAGCTAAAGGATGCAGAGCAAAGTAAGACCAAGTTAAATGAGGCTATTTCCagtctacaacaacaaataaaacttCTACAAGATGAATTACTAAAATCTCAACTAGATTTTAAAGCAAAGGAGGATGAACTAGGTAAACAAATCATTAATTTATGCAACGAGGCTGAACAGATACGTGAAGTATTACATCAAACCCAATTGGATGGTTCAAATTCACTCAGCACTTTGGAGTTAGAAAAGCTGGAACTACACAAGATGATAGAGAGTTTGCAATCAGAACTGAAAACAATCGAAGACGAACTGAGAAAAAGTCGTAGTGAAATCGAACAGTTGAAAGAAGCAGAGTCAAGCGTTCTTCAAGATGCCAaggagttccaaaatcaaatTGAATCGTTGAAAAGCGCATTAGATGTTGCGAATACTGAAGCTCAATTTAGAACAAAAATGGCAGAAGAGGATAAAAATAAGATAGAGGAATTGCGGAAAATGGTGGAGACGGTGCAAACAgtcaatgcaaatatttcagCAACCAATGCGGAGATGTCGCATGCACTGCAGTCCTTAGAACAAGAAAAATGTGAAACAGGCCATATATTCGAACTCTTTGAAATGGAATCTGAtcaaaatatagaaaaactTGGTGAAAAGCTTGTTCACTTGAAGCAGAAATTGATTGATGCGCAAGCTCATATTGAACAAAAATCGGCCATTATAACGGAAAAAGAAAGCGAACTGTCGAGTATCTTGGTTAAATTTGAAGCATCACAAATGGCTTTAGTAGGTGTACAGAGCACATTATTAGATCAAGCCACAAAAATCTCTGAATTGAATACTGCAAATACGGAATTGGAAAAactagtttttgaaaaaaaatatttattagaacaACAAGCAGCCTTGCGAAGTCAACTCGATGAATATAAAGGAGTAGTTAACGAAATGGATAATGAAACCACGGCTAAGAACGAAACACTGCAACAACTGCAGGAACGTGTTAAAGATTTAGAAGAAGAAAGATTGCGCAATATTGAATCTCAAGAAAGATTAAATAGTGATAACGTTAAAATACAACGAAAACTTGAGATTCTTGATTTGGAGAAAACTCGTGAAATAGTTGCTGCACAAAGTCGTATCAATGAATTGCAGGCATTGAAAGTATTGAAACCAAATAGTGCATCAACTCGTGATATCCCAAAAGAG GGTGAAGAACCAGAAGGCAACTTAGCACAAATCAACTTTCTGAATTCTATAATTGCGGACATGCAAAAGAAAAATGATTCTTTAAAGGCTAAGATCGAAGCACTCGAAGCGTTACCCACGGACTTTACGCA GCCCAAAGCTTTTGAATTAATCGCTAAACGCAAACCAGCTCCTCGTGTTTTCTGTGATATTTGCGATGAATTTGATAAACACGAAACCGAAGACTGCCCTCTTCAAGCATCCGATGTCCGAGACTACTCACCTCCACCTCTGACGGAAGCGACGGGAAAAAAGATCCGGAAATTACCAGAACCACGAAAATACTGTGAAACCTGTGAAG TTTTCGGCCACGTAACGGGTGAATGCGCTGAGGACGAGTGgtag